Below is a genomic region from Terriglobales bacterium.
GCGGGAACGTTCTCCACGACCAGGTGCACGGTGCCGTCGTTGAGGGATTGCGGCCTCCCGAGGTTCTGGGGCAGGAACCAGGTGTAGCCCACCTGGATCCCGGGAGGAGCCTTGAGGACGAAGCTGGCCCTGCGGGTGAACAGCTCCTGCTGCACGATCCACTTGGGGGCGACCCAGTAGGACTGATCCCAGCGGATGGTGAATTTGTATTCCAGCACGCTGCCCGGCTGGACATCGGGCAGGCTGAAGGTCTTGGCCTGGAGGTTGAAGTCACCGCGTTTGGCCAGCACTTTGTCGAAGGCCTTCCCGGTGAAAGGCACGATGCTGCCGTCGGGATGGATGGTCCGCGCCTGGATGTTCTCGACGCTGTAAAAACCACGGTTGTAGGGGATCTCGATGTCGGCGTACTTCTTCCCCGCTTCGGTGAAGATCTTGATGCGGTAATACTGCGTCTCGACGCTCTGCGCATTATCGAGGTTGTCCTCGTGGTAGAGGATGATGGCCGCCACGCCGGGATGCGCGGGGTCGTCCTTCAGGGCCAGCTCCTGGGGGTCCACCGGCGGCCAGTCGGCGGCGAGCAGGGGCGCGGCCGGGCACAGCAGCAGCGCGGCGATCATCAGGGCTTGCAGGGTACGTTTCATGGCGGCCTCCCGGGACCCGCAGCCCGAGGGTGAGCGCCCGACCGTGGCTCATCGGAAGACGCAGACCGTCGCCCCGGGTCGTTCGGAAGCCGCACCATACCTCCATTTTGGGGGAGTGTCAATGGAATTGAGGCTCCTGTTCCGGGAACGGAACGTTCCCAGGCTGCCGGAAGACCCGAGCGCACACGCCCGGGGGCGCCCCGGCGGCGCCCTCCCCGCTATAATCGAGGGTATCTTGAAGCGCCTTTCCCTACTGCTCCTGCTGGCGGCAGCGCTGGCGCCGGCGCGGCTGGTGGCCCAAGCCGCGGCCCCTCCCGCCACCCGCATCCTCCTGGTCATGCCCTTCGACAACCTCTCCCAGGCTCCGGGGCTGGATTGGATCGGCGAATCCTTCCCCGAGGTGATGGGCGAGCGCCTGGGCACCGGCAACCTCTTCCTGGTGAGCCGGGCCGACCGGCTCTACGCCTTCGACCGCCTGGGCATCCCCGCGAGCGTGCATCCCTCGCGGGCCACCGTGCTGCGCATCGCCGAGGCCATGGACGCCGACTACGTGGTGCTGGGCAGCTACACCTTCGACGGGCAGACCTTCGGCGCCACCGCCCAGCTCCTCGACATGCGCCGCCTGCACCTCTCGCCGGAGATGAAGGAGTCGGGCCCGCTGGTCAAGTTGCTCGACATCCAGAACGCGCTGGCCTGGGACGTCCTGCGCCTGCTGAACCCGGCGCTGACCCTTTCGCGCAACGAGTTCGTAGCAGCGGCGCCCCCCATCCGTCTCGATGCCCTGGAAGCCTACATGCGCGGCACCATCGCGGGCAGCGACGAGGAGCGCATCCCCTACTTCCGCCGCGCCGTGCGCCTGAATCCCAGCTACGCTCGCGCCCAGCTCGAGCTGGGCAAGGCCTACTTCAACACCAAGGACTACGAGAGCGCGGCCGCCACCCTGGCGCATGTGCCTCGCAGCGATCCCCTGGGACGCGAGGCCAGCTTCTACCTGGGATTGGCCTGCTACTATCTGGGGCAGTTTCAGCGGGCCCAGGAAGCCTTCGACTTCGTGGCCTCGGTCATCCCCCTCTCCGAGGTGACCAACAATCTGGGCGTGGTAGCGGCGCGGCGCGGCCAGGCGCAGGCGCGGCAGTACTTTCAGCGCGCCGTCGAAGCCGATCCCAACAACCCGGACTATCACTTCAATCTGGCGGTCTCGCTGGCGCGGGCGGGAGAGACGGCGGGGGCGGCGCGGGAGCTGCGGGCCGCCTTGGAGCTGCATCCCCAGGACAGCGAGGCGGAATCGCTGCAGCAGGCGCTCACGGCAGCGGGCGCCCTGCCCCTGCCCGCCGGCAAGCTTCCCCTGGAGCGGATCGAGCTCGGCTACGACGAGACCTCCTACCGGCAGTTGGCCATGGAGATCGAGAACGTCAGCGAGATGCGGCTCTCGCAGCTGGACGACCGCACTCACGCCCGCGCCCATGCGGACCGCGGCCGCGAGATGCTGGCGCAGGGTTACCTGCCGGAGGCGGAGAAGCAGTTCCGCGAGGCCATCACCCTGGACCCCACCAACGCCGCCGCCCACGCCGGGCTGGCGCAGGCGCTGGAGAAGCGCCTGGACTACGCC
It encodes:
- a CDS encoding tetratricopeptide repeat protein — translated: MKRLSLLLLLAAALAPARLVAQAAAPPATRILLVMPFDNLSQAPGLDWIGESFPEVMGERLGTGNLFLVSRADRLYAFDRLGIPASVHPSRATVLRIAEAMDADYVVLGSYTFDGQTFGATAQLLDMRRLHLSPEMKESGPLVKLLDIQNALAWDVLRLLNPALTLSRNEFVAAAPPIRLDALEAYMRGTIAGSDEERIPYFRRAVRLNPSYARAQLELGKAYFNTKDYESAAATLAHVPRSDPLGREASFYLGLACYYLGQFQRAQEAFDFVASVIPLSEVTNNLGVVAARRGQAQARQYFQRAVEADPNNPDYHFNLAVSLARAGETAGAARELRAALELHPQDSEAESLQQALTAAGALPLPAGKLPLERIELGYDETSYRQLAMEIENVSEMRLSQLDDRTHARAHADRGREMLAQGYLPEAEKQFREAITLDPTNAAAHAGLAQALEKRLDYAGARAEAQASLRLQPSVEAYLVLARLDLRDNKIDEAARSVEQALGLAPGDAAALALEREIAAQRAQKAPPLPKP